tgtattgtttttcaattcttattccatGTCATAGCATTGAACTTTTGTTACTAAGTCGTCTTCACTTCGTTCAAGTATCCCAGTACATGAGGACAGATGCCCACTTACAAGATGAGGAAGTCTTCAGGTGTACACCTCCTCCCTCTTTCTGATCTGGGCATTTTATCAAGCCAGTCTTCTTTCCTTGGCCCTCATCGCTCCCTTCTGGCCTCGgaaggactggttcccagacctttttGAGGTCCTAGTGAACCCTCCTGTTAGATTGCTAGAGAGACCAGATCTATTCAAACAGCCTCACTTTCATTGTCTTCATCAGGGGCTCCACATGATTCATCTTCATGCTTGGAGCCTGTCAGGAGGTTCTCAAGGTAAAAAGGCTTTTCATCTAGTTAGCCTAAGCCATATGATGCTCTACATGTCGAGTTTATCAAGTTAAATAGGCAGTTTTTTTTTAACGCTGGTGCCAGATGAAAGGCCATTCTTCCTCCAGACTCTCTCAgcctaaaattgcagaattcctggtccatcttcacAGGGATGAAGGGTATCTGTAGGTTTTAGGAAGGCActggacaacacaaaggcaaccagaaagaaaaaacttatgtTAGTAATATTAATTTGCCATAACAGTAGAACCAAAGCAAAGGCAGAGGGAGTGATATGGAACAGTTTATGTTAAGTGTTCGTGTCTGTGCAAGATAACTATAAAGCATTTTGCTGTTTataattctggaggaaggctcagattttgatggtgactggagaggaagtacagtaaaTGAAATAAGACATTGGATGAAATGTCTGTCTCtttgaagagcaaggggaaaactatATAAAGAGTAAAACCAACTATGTCATAGGAAATACTgtggattatagaatctacagaggatatgagatttttagatgcctgaaatgtgtaacaagaacagatagaacacCCATCAAAGTCtgtggtttgtatgtttaggaaaaatgcaaattacataactttatgaatttattttatttttagaaaattccattatttttattgggTTTTGCTCTTCAACTGATTGTAGTTTTCTATTCTTCCAGACTTTTCAtcccaaaggaaggaatcatccacctcttgctgctaaagCTTGTAGGCTACTGAAGTTATATGCCAGAGACataagactggaaaagaaagggttatgttggaagtttttgttgtacagtatgatttctgagaataggaagtttagtcttaatttcctctttgaagtttattgaaaataatattaaggggttTTTCATCTTTTCatagggagaggatgatgaattctgaaccaccttttgaattttcaatgaaaagtgaaattgaagatctattttcacctgcagtcgatccagaaaataatgatacgtctggcagtgttgctctctttaatgatggcgctcttttcttggatccaaaagtggaagtcaaagtagagccagaaatatttgattctagcgaAAGCAACTTGACAAATTCCTACAAGTACGATGCATCGgtgagtgaaaacggttcattaagttgtaaagagaatgtcgatgatgaggaaagtgtagacactcacttagggacagctgtgaaagagaataaaggaaaagaaaaagggagaCTTTTatgtgtaatcagtggaagagaattattacagaaagatgttttgaatcaagaggtgaatcaaataaaggagaagcagataaaaaaaaggatctttggtaaTGGTAAGGTCAGTGCTCTAGGTAGAAAGtgatgcacatgcagtgaatgtgggaaaacgtTTTCTAATGAATTTAATCTTACtgtgcatttaagaattcacacgggagagaagccatacaaatgcaatgtctgtagcaaagcatttgaTGCAAAATCACCTCTCactaaacatttaagaattcacacgggagagaggccatacaagtgtgatgtctgtagcaaaTCATTTTCTTCGCAATACAGTCTCGCTGCACATTCaacaattcacacgggagagaagccatacaaatgtaatgtctgtagcaaaacatttttttcgaaatacagagtcactaaacatttaagagttcacacgggagagaagccttacaaatgtaatgtctgtagcaaaacatttacccagaaacaCAATCTCATTGTACATTCAAGACTTCACaagggagagaagccatacaagtgcaatatctgtagcaaaacatttaatacaaaatcatatctcactatacatttaagagttcacacgggagagaagccatacaagtgcgatgtctgtagcaaaacatttattaaaaaaagttatctcactgtacattcaagacttcacacaggagagaagccatacaagtgcaatgtctgtagcaaaacatttaatacaaaatcacatctcactacacatttaagaattcacacgggagagatgccatacaagtgcgatgtctgtaacaaaacatttaatacaaaatcacatctcactatacattcaagaattcacacgggagagatgccatacaagtgcgatgtctgtagcaaaacatttattacaaaacagtGTCTCATTATATATTCAAGaaatcacacgggagagaagccatacaaatgcaatgtctgtagcaaaacatttaatacaaaacaaagtctcacTATACAtacaagaattcacacgggagagaagccatacaagtgcgatgtctgtagcaaaacatttattgaaAATCATAGTCTCaataaacatttaagaattcacacgggagagaagccatacaagtgcaacgTCTGTAGAAAAACATTTTCTTCGCAATACAGTCTCGCTGCACATTCaacaattcacacgggagagaagccatacaaatgtaatgtctgtagcaaaacatttttttCGAAATACAGTCTCACTGTATatttaagagttcacacgggagagaagccatacaagtgtaatgtctgtagcaaaacatttacccagaaacacaatctcactgaacatttaagaattcacacgggagagaggccatacaagtgCAACGTCTGTAACAAATTCTTTACTTCGAAAAAATatctcactaaacataagaaatcacatgagagatctattccagtgttatgaatgtggcaaaacatataatttaaaacagAGACTCGATAATTTTTTAAGAACGCACatggaagaaaaaccattcatgTGCACGGACTGTGGTAAAGCTTTTTGCtctgaaggtttcctcaagaatcatcatagaaggaggtgctataaaatctgatattatGATTTGGAATAAAGGAGAATAACAGCATAGGTTATTGATGAGACTTCTTACCCCTTCACACGATTGCCCAGGCTGTTAGCTCTCAGAGTCGACAAGGTGACATGATGCGTCCAAACAGCTCATGCAAAGCACagagtagccccccccccccagtcagGCATTAGCCCGTTAGTTTTTTGGACTTGCAGCCACCTAACGGTGAGTCTTTACTGTGAATATCGTAAGTGTTTGTATGTAGTgcagtaataaatgacaaatttggaagaaatttgcattttccttatgtatacaatcttggagatcTTAACACAAcctggtcccgccatcaccttcccccaggaagTTCTGCCGCAATTGCACAGTGATTTTCAGTTACAagtggttggtccaactctcgctctcccttcgctaagtagctaaaagttttacagctaattccagctgttgccaaaatgcatTTTCAGTGTAAAGagatccaggtttgtatagtttggaaaaatacaaattattcgcaaatttgtcatattagcctaattattactattagaagcgcCAAGGTGCGAAAACAAATTGCCACTAGCCCAAGGGATCAaatagttgacagtctggtgcagtgaagaaatagAAATGTAAAGATTAAACTATATAAGAGGAAAATTAGattattttaagatagataacaatgttgaataaataagcattataaaaactAGGAAAGGAAACATTGGCAACAGAAAAAAcatttgtactaagtttgaacttgtaaatatctgctgattcagttgcaggggcagtagttgattggcttggtcacagcctacataaagcttagagaataatatacagcattaagccttttgaaacaatGCTGGTGACATTGTCTTTTTTTGAAAGTAATATTGGATGATTCTACCTACTTTttgtactgtagtgaagttatgaatgttagCAGGAAGGAAGAATCAAAATCCAGTCTACTTGTATTGGAATATGAAGCCATGCATTATTTACTAAATACTATGGTATGGAGATAGCTTCATTTTGGGGgtttgaatataagtatagtaataaggtagaaaagtatcattattttttaagatttatgtgattttcttgatGTAATCTATTTTTTGGTCTTAGTGATTAGTTTAGGTTGTATAAGTTtcattggattgtccttgagagaatcttcattaaaatatctaactatttggtttctctttcatttccacaattgctcttctcaaacatttcaatctgcattgttctctctggagagagagagtttctcgtcaaatgattttacagcattcttagtacagtactgtattcaggtttcacaagaatgaagttaagatttaGACATATTTTGCTAAGTAATATTCCAAGTCTCAGGGCTGGGTCTTTTGGGTAAATTCCATAACCCAATTTGTTCAGgaataaattctacaggtttcagtattaatgtgagtttactaaattgaatatctgatgttattaattaagtttacagtatattgattgtatttgtggtacagagcaataatcatgtccagaggctgtcatggtttgtttttggaaattCTATTTGTTTGGACTCATAGCTCACCCTAATGTTAACTGTACTTAGTACAATCATTTGGGTCTAATTTTGGGTCAAGTTTGTTTTTGGTGTTTGCATATGGGAAATAGAAGCCTGAaggattaaataaaatatttttttatataactttttgttTGTTCCGTCTCTTTATATAAACCTTCGTATTtatagggttattactttcggcgaggttggaaaatgagccataagacttttagtgagggttaactacccattccggtagttagtgggggtaggggggatAGCTTGATACCGCT
This DNA window, taken from Palaemon carinicauda isolate YSFRI2023 unplaced genomic scaffold, ASM3689809v2 scaffold244, whole genome shotgun sequence, encodes the following:
- the LOC137636172 gene encoding zinc finger protein 665-like — translated: CSECGKTFSNEFNLTVHLRIHTGEKPYKCNVCSKAFDAKSPLTKHLRIHTGERPYKCDVCSKSFSSQYSLAAHSTIHTGEKPYKCNVCSKTFFSKYRVTKHLRVHTGEKPYKCNVCSKTFTQKHNLIVHSRLHKGEKPYKCNICSKTFNTKSYLTIHLRVHTGEKPYKCDVCSKTFIKKSYLTVHSRLHTGEKPYKCNVCSKTFNTKSHLTTHLRIHTGEMPYKCDVCNKTFNTKSHLTIHSRIHTGEMPYKCDVCSKTFITKQCLIIYSRNHTGEKPYKCNVCSKTFNTKQSLTIHTRIHTGEKPYKCDVCSKTFIENHSLNKHLRIHTGEKPYKCNVCRKTFSSQYSLAAHSTIHTGEKPYKCNVCSKTFFSKYSLTVYLRVHTGEKPYKCNVCSKTFTQKHNLTEHLRIHTGERPYKCNVCNKFFTSKKYLTKHKKSHERSIPVL